One stretch of Pseudomonas azotoformans DNA includes these proteins:
- the treS gene encoding maltose alpha-D-glucosyltransferase, whose product MAKKPNAATFIKDPLWYKDAVIYQVHVKSYFDSNNDGIGDFPGLIAKLDYIADLGVNTIWLLPFYPSPRRDDGYDIAEYRGVHSDYGTMADAKRFIAEAHKRGLRVITELVINHTSDQHPWFQRARKAKPGSAARDFYVWSDDDQKYDGTRIIFLDTEKSNWTWDPVAGQYFWHRFYSHQPDLNFDNPQVMKAVLSVMRYWLDMGIDGLRLDAIPYLIERDGTNNENLPETHNVLKQIRAEIDAHYPDRMLLAEANQWPEDTQLYFGDKKGDDGDECHMAFHFPLMPRMYMALAQEDRFPITDILRQTPEIPANCQWAIFLRNHDELTLEMVTDKERDYLWNYYAADRRARINLGIRRRLAPLMERDRRRVELLNSLLLSMPGTPTLYYGDEIGMGDNIYLGDRDGVRTPMQWSIDRNGGFSRADPASLVLPPIMDPQYGYQSVNVETQAQDPHSLLNWTRRMLAVRKQSKAFGRGSLKMLSPSNRRILAYTREFIGEDGRNEIILCVANVSRSAQAAELDLSAFAGMVPVEMLGGNAFPPIGQLNFLLTLAPYGFYWFVLAPENQMPSWHVEPAQSMPDFTTLVLKKRMEELLEEPCRASLEQTALPAWLPKRRWFAGKDTAIDSVRIAYGVRFGDPQHPVLLSEVEVTAAGQVSRYQLPFGFLGEDQFTSALPQQLALARVRRVRQVGLVTDAFSLEHFIRAVIQGLQARTVLETGDGELRFAATPHLAKLQLTDESEVRYLSAEQSNSSVVVGESLVLKLIRKVASGVHPELEMSAYLTAAGYPNISPLLGAMVRHDAEGQDNLLMIAQGYLSNQGDAWSWTQNNLERAIRDELAEAISEQEQHYNALGELADFAGLLGQRLGEMHQVLGAKTTDKAFKPETATAKDTQAWAKDVGAQLDRALHLLKLHQSQLNPADQALVSDLLAQKKAIASHVQALAKATAGGLRIRVHGDLHLGQVLVVKGDAYLIDFEGEPARPLHERRGKHSPYKDVSGVLRSFDYAAAMALNVQGVDHSPEADQARRRVTERYLKEARQAFIRAYQAATATLAHDWQDAKGQDAALTLFSLEKAAYEVAYEAENRPTWLPVPLRGLHGLLSGIAPISNTARGGETS is encoded by the coding sequence ATGGCGAAGAAACCCAACGCTGCCACCTTCATCAAAGACCCGCTCTGGTACAAGGACGCGGTGATCTACCAGGTTCACGTCAAATCCTATTTCGACTCCAACAATGACGGTATCGGTGACTTTCCCGGCCTGATCGCCAAGCTCGATTACATCGCCGACCTCGGCGTCAACACTATCTGGCTGCTGCCGTTCTACCCCTCGCCACGCCGCGACGATGGCTACGACATCGCTGAATACCGAGGCGTACACAGTGACTACGGCACCATGGCCGACGCCAAGCGCTTTATTGCCGAGGCACACAAGCGTGGTCTGCGGGTGATCACCGAACTGGTGATCAACCATACCTCCGACCAGCACCCCTGGTTCCAGCGGGCACGCAAGGCCAAGCCCGGTTCGGCGGCGCGGGACTTCTACGTGTGGTCGGATGACGACCAGAAATACGACGGCACGCGCATCATCTTCCTCGATACCGAGAAGTCCAACTGGACCTGGGACCCGGTCGCCGGCCAGTACTTCTGGCACCGTTTCTACTCGCACCAGCCCGACCTCAACTTTGACAACCCGCAGGTCATGAAAGCCGTGCTGTCGGTGATGCGTTACTGGCTGGACATGGGCATCGACGGCCTGCGCCTGGACGCGATCCCCTATTTGATCGAGCGCGATGGCACCAACAACGAAAACCTGCCTGAGACTCACAACGTGCTCAAGCAGATCCGCGCCGAGATCGACGCCCATTACCCCGACCGAATGCTGCTCGCTGAAGCAAACCAGTGGCCGGAAGACACACAGCTGTACTTCGGTGACAAAAAGGGCGACGACGGCGACGAGTGCCACATGGCTTTCCACTTTCCGCTGATGCCGCGCATGTACATGGCCCTGGCCCAGGAAGATCGCTTCCCGATCACCGATATTTTGCGCCAGACTCCGGAGATTCCCGCCAATTGCCAGTGGGCCATCTTCCTGCGCAACCATGATGAACTGACCCTGGAAATGGTCACCGACAAAGAGCGCGACTACCTGTGGAACTACTACGCCGCCGACCGGCGCGCGCGGATCAACCTGGGTATTCGCCGGCGTCTTGCGCCGCTGATGGAGCGTGATCGTCGTCGTGTGGAGTTGCTCAACAGCCTGCTGCTGTCGATGCCCGGTACGCCGACCCTGTATTACGGCGATGAAATCGGCATGGGCGACAACATCTACCTGGGTGACCGCGATGGCGTGCGCACGCCGATGCAATGGTCCATCGACCGCAACGGCGGCTTCTCCCGCGCCGATCCGGCCAGCCTGGTGCTGCCGCCGATCATGGACCCGCAATATGGCTATCAGTCGGTCAATGTGGAGACCCAGGCCCAGGACCCGCATTCACTGCTGAACTGGACCCGGCGCATGTTGGCGGTGCGCAAGCAGTCCAAGGCGTTTGGCCGGGGTAGCTTGAAGATGCTCTCGCCGAGCAACCGGCGCATCCTGGCCTATACCCGCGAATTCATCGGTGAGGACGGGCGCAACGAGATCATCTTGTGCGTGGCCAACGTGTCGCGCAGTGCCCAGGCGGCGGAACTGGATCTGTCGGCGTTTGCCGGCATGGTGCCGGTGGAAATGCTTGGCGGTAATGCGTTCCCGCCCATCGGCCAGCTGAATTTCCTGCTGACCCTGGCGCCCTACGGCTTCTATTGGTTTGTGCTGGCGCCGGAAAACCAGATGCCCAGCTGGCATGTGGAACCGGCCCAGAGCATGCCGGACTTCACCACATTGGTATTGAAAAAACGCATGGAAGAATTGTTGGAAGAGCCTTGCCGAGCGTCCCTGGAACAGACCGCTCTGCCGGCGTGGTTGCCCAAGCGCCGCTGGTTCGCTGGCAAGGACACGGCCATCGACAGCGTGCGCATTGCCTACGGCGTGCGCTTTGGAGACCCGCAGCATCCGGTGTTGCTCAGTGAAGTCGAGGTGACGGCCGCAGGCCAGGTCAGCCGTTACCAGTTGCCGTTCGGTTTCCTCGGTGAAGACCAGTTCACCAGCGCCTTGCCCCAACAATTGGCGTTGGCCCGTGTACGCCGGGTGCGCCAGGTGGGGTTGGTGACCGACGCCTTCAGCCTTGAACACTTCATCCGTGCGGTGATCCAGGGCTTGCAGGCGCGCACCGTGCTTGAGACTGGCGACGGCGAGCTGCGCTTTGCGGCCACACCGCATTTGGCCAAGCTGCAACTGACAGATGAGTCCGAGGTGCGTTACTTGTCGGCCGAGCAGTCCAACAGCTCGGTGGTGGTGGGCGAAAGCCTGGTGCTCAAGCTGATCCGCAAAGTTGCCTCCGGCGTGCACCCGGAACTGGAGATGAGTGCTTATCTGACAGCTGCGGGCTACCCGAACATCTCGCCGCTGCTGGGGGCGATGGTGCGCCACGACGCCGAGGGCCAGGACAACCTGCTGATGATTGCCCAGGGCTACCTGAGCAACCAGGGCGACGCCTGGAGCTGGACCCAGAACAACCTGGAGCGGGCGATCCGCGACGAACTGGCCGAGGCCATTTCCGAGCAGGAACAACACTACAACGCCCTGGGCGAGCTGGCGGATTTTGCCGGCTTGCTCGGCCAGCGCCTCGGCGAAATGCACCAGGTGCTCGGTGCAAAAACCACCGACAAGGCCTTCAAACCCGAAACCGCCACCGCCAAGGACACCCAGGCCTGGGCCAAGGACGTCGGCGCACAACTTGACCGTGCGCTGCACTTGCTCAAACTTCATCAAAGCCAGTTGAACCCGGCGGATCAAGCGCTGGTCAGTGATTTGCTGGCACAGAAAAAAGCCATCGCCAGCCATGTACAGGCTTTGGCGAAAGCCACGGCGGGCGGGTTGCGCATCCGCGTGCATGGTGACTTGCACCTGGGCCAGGTGCTGGTGGTGAAGGGCGATGCTTACCTGATCGACTTCGAAGGGGAGCCGGCGCGGCCGTTGCATGAGCGACGTGGCAAGCACAGTCCGTACAAAGATGTGAGCGGCGTATTGCGCTCCTTCGACTATGCGGCAGCAATGGCCTTGAATGTTCAAGGGGTGGATCACTCGCCCGAGGCGGACCAGGCGCGCAGACGCGTGACAGAGCGTTACCTCAAGGAAGCACGCCAGGCCTTTATCCGGGCTTATCAGGCGGCGACGGCTACACTGGCGCATGACTGGCAGGATGCCAAAGGCCAGGACGCCGCGCTGACGTTGTTCAGCCTGGAGAAGGCCGCGTACGAAGTGGCTTACGAAGCGGAAAACCGCCCGACCTGGTTGCCGGTGCCCCTGCGAGGGTTGCACGGCCTGTTGAGCGGTATCGCACCTATATCGAACACTGCACGCGGTGGGGAGACGTCATGA
- a CDS encoding alpha-1,4-glucan--maltose-1-phosphate maltosyltransferase has protein sequence MTAETQVPDPSLLPLSQALLLPRIAIESTTPVIDGGEFAVKAVVGQRVNVTSKVFADGHDKLAVLIRWRPLQDESWHSVVMNDVGNNGWEGAFTVAQQGPHEYCIEAWIDTFASFCYELRKKHEAGVPVSLELQEGRSLVLQAAERSDNELRDRLMLLHHELSGLLETEQVAQFLHEDSAHLMTQADHRAYLSISTVYPIDVEREAALFASWYELFPRSITDDPARHGTFNDVHSRLSMIHDMGFDVLYFPPIHPIGRSHRKGRNNSLTAGPDDPGSPYAIGSEEGGHEAIHPQLGSRDDFRRLVQAAAEHGLEIALDFAIQCSQDHPWLKEHPGWFNWRPDGTIKYAENPPKKYQDIVNVDFYAADAIPSLWTELRDIVVGWVKEGVKTFRVDNPHTKPLPFWQWLISDVRARYPEVIFLAEAFTTPAMMARLGKVGYSQSYTYFTWRNTKAELSEYLTQLNESPWRECYRPNFFVNTPDINPGFLHESGRPGFLIRAALATMGSGLWGMYSGFELCEAAPVPGKEEYLDSEKYEIRPRDFTAPGNIIAEIAQLNRIRRQNPALQTHLGLKLYNAWNDNILYFGKRSEDGSNFILVAVNLDPYNAQEANFELPLWELGLPDDAQTQGEDLMNGHRWTWYGKHQWTRLEPQMPFGIWRITTS, from the coding sequence ATGACTGCTGAAACACAGGTTCCAGACCCATCCTTATTGCCGCTGTCCCAGGCGCTGTTGCTGCCGCGGATCGCGATCGAGAGCACCACCCCCGTGATCGACGGCGGCGAATTTGCCGTCAAGGCCGTGGTCGGCCAGCGGGTCAACGTCACCAGCAAGGTGTTTGCCGACGGCCATGACAAGCTGGCCGTGCTGATCCGCTGGCGCCCGTTGCAGGACGAAAGCTGGCACAGCGTGGTCATGAACGACGTGGGCAATAATGGCTGGGAGGGCGCGTTTACCGTCGCCCAGCAAGGCCCCCACGAATACTGCATCGAAGCCTGGATCGACACCTTCGCCAGCTTTTGCTACGAGCTGCGCAAGAAGCACGAGGCCGGCGTGCCGGTCAGCCTGGAGCTGCAGGAAGGCCGCAGCCTGGTACTGCAGGCCGCCGAACGCAGTGACAACGAACTGCGCGACCGCCTGATGCTGCTGCACCACGAACTCTCCGGCTTGCTGGAAACCGAGCAGGTTGCGCAGTTCCTGCACGAAGACAGTGCACATTTGATGACCCAGGCCGATCACCGCGCCTACCTGAGCATCAGCACGGTGTACCCGATCGATGTGGAGCGTGAAGCGGCACTGTTTGCCAGCTGGTACGAGTTGTTCCCGCGTTCGATTACCGACGATCCGGCACGCCACGGCACCTTCAATGACGTGCATTCGCGCCTGTCGATGATCCATGACATGGGCTTCGACGTGCTGTACTTCCCGCCGATCCACCCCATCGGGCGCAGCCATCGCAAAGGCAGGAACAACTCGCTGACCGCCGGCCCCGATGATCCGGGCAGCCCATATGCGATCGGCAGCGAGGAGGGCGGCCACGAGGCTATCCACCCGCAACTGGGCAGCCGTGACGACTTCCGCCGCCTGGTCCAGGCCGCTGCCGAGCATGGCCTGGAAATCGCCCTGGACTTCGCCATCCAGTGTTCCCAGGACCACCCATGGCTCAAGGAGCACCCGGGCTGGTTCAACTGGCGCCCGGACGGCACGATCAAATACGCGGAGAACCCGCCGAAAAAATACCAGGACATCGTCAACGTCGACTTCTACGCGGCGGATGCGATCCCGAGCTTGTGGACCGAACTGCGCGATATCGTGGTGGGCTGGGTGAAAGAGGGCGTGAAGACCTTTCGCGTCGATAATCCCCACACCAAGCCGCTGCCGTTCTGGCAATGGCTGATCAGCGATGTGCGCGCCCGGTACCCCGAGGTGATCTTCCTGGCCGAGGCGTTCACCACACCCGCGATGATGGCGCGTCTGGGCAAGGTCGGCTACTCCCAGAGCTACACCTACTTCACCTGGCGCAATACCAAGGCCGAGTTGAGCGAGTACCTGACCCAGTTGAATGAATCGCCGTGGCGTGAATGCTACCGGCCGAACTTCTTCGTCAACACACCGGACATCAACCCTGGCTTCCTGCACGAGTCTGGGCGCCCGGGCTTTTTGATCCGCGCTGCGCTGGCAACCATGGGCTCGGGCCTATGGGGCATGTATTCGGGTTTCGAACTGTGCGAAGCAGCCCCGGTGCCGGGCAAAGAGGAATACCTGGATTCGGAGAAATACGAAATCCGCCCACGGGATTTCACCGCCCCCGGCAACATCATCGCCGAGATCGCCCAGCTCAACCGCATTCGTCGGCAGAACCCGGCACTGCAGACGCACCTGGGGCTTAAGCTCTATAACGCCTGGAACGACAACATCCTGTATTTCGGCAAGCGCAGCGAGGATGGCAGCAACTTCATTCTGGTGGCGGTCAACCTGGACCCTTACAACGCGCAGGAGGCCAACTTCGAGTTGCCGCTGTGGGAATTGGGGCTGCCGGACGATGCCCAGACCCAGGGCGAAGACTTGATGAATGGCCACCGCTGGACCTGGTATGGCAAGCACCAGTGGACACGGCTGGAGCCGCAGATGCCGTTCGGGATCTGGCGTATCACCACCTCTTAA
- a CDS encoding DUF3203 family protein: MPLRIENQLCYFMLDDNGQEQSLPATRVNIVTDTDKSMSYVELAAERIYITEAEADALTVAGAHDGRQHVKAEESGSLI, translated from the coding sequence ATGCCCTTACGTATCGAAAACCAGCTGTGTTACTTCATGCTCGACGACAACGGCCAGGAACAGAGCTTGCCGGCGACGCGGGTCAATATCGTGACCGACACCGACAAATCCATGTCCTACGTGGAATTGGCAGCCGAGCGGATCTATATCACCGAAGCCGAGGCCGACGCATTGACGGTCGCCGGAGCCCACGATGGGCGCCAGCATGTAAAGGCCGAAGAATCGGGTTCGCTGATTTGA
- the ccoG gene encoding cytochrome c oxidase accessory protein CcoG encodes MSERIPTVETFEPIHPKKVKAKSSDNLIHTRSFTGLFRTLRVGGAGFLFLAFFGTVWLNWGGRQAVLWDLAESKFHIFGATFWPQDFILLSALLIICAFGLFAITVFAGRVWCGYTCPQSSFTWLFMWCEKITEGERNQRIKLQAAPWSLNKLARRSVKHTLWLGISVLTGLTFVGYFTPIRPLASELLTWQMGGVSLFWVLFFTGATYINAGWLREAVCMHMCPYARFQSVMFDKDTLTISYDVARGEHRGPRKREVKPADVGLGDCIDCQLCVQVCPTGIDIRDGLQMECIGCAACIDACDSIMDKMGYARGLVSYTSEHQLQGGKTHLLRPRLIGYSAVLLVMIAALVVALVERPMVSLDVTKDRGMFRENAQGLIENIYSLKVINKTQQRQDYRLELVDAEGFQLQGKTEISLAPGEIVDVPVSVALLADKPASSSQTLRFKVSDVDEPWIQSAADSRFVAPLNR; translated from the coding sequence ATGAGCGAAAGAATCCCAACCGTGGAAACCTTTGAGCCCATACACCCGAAGAAGGTGAAGGCCAAATCCAGCGACAACCTGATTCATACCCGCAGTTTCACCGGCCTGTTCCGCACCTTGCGCGTAGGCGGTGCAGGCTTTCTGTTCCTGGCGTTTTTCGGCACCGTCTGGTTGAACTGGGGTGGACGGCAGGCGGTACTGTGGGACCTGGCTGAAAGCAAATTCCACATTTTTGGTGCCACGTTCTGGCCGCAGGATTTCATCCTGCTATCGGCCTTGCTGATCATCTGCGCCTTCGGTCTGTTTGCGATCACCGTGTTCGCCGGCCGTGTGTGGTGCGGCTATACCTGCCCGCAGAGTTCATTCACCTGGCTGTTCATGTGGTGCGAGAAAATCACCGAAGGCGAACGTAACCAGCGCATCAAACTGCAAGCCGCGCCCTGGAGCTTGAACAAACTGGCGCGGCGCTCGGTCAAACACACCTTGTGGCTGGGCATCAGCGTCCTGACCGGGCTGACCTTTGTCGGCTATTTCACGCCAATCCGCCCCCTGGCCAGCGAACTGCTGACCTGGCAGATGGGCGGCGTCAGCCTGTTCTGGGTGTTGTTCTTTACCGGCGCCACATACATCAACGCCGGCTGGCTACGCGAAGCGGTGTGCATGCACATGTGCCCGTATGCGCGGTTCCAGAGCGTGATGTTCGACAAGGACACCCTGACCATTTCCTACGACGTGGCTCGCGGCGAACACCGTGGCCCGCGCAAACGTGAAGTGAAACCCGCCGATGTCGGCCTGGGCGATTGCATCGACTGCCAGCTGTGCGTGCAGGTCTGCCCTACCGGTATCGACATCCGCGACGGCCTGCAAATGGAATGCATTGGTTGTGCGGCGTGCATCGACGCCTGCGATTCGATCATGGACAAGATGGGTTACGCGCGCGGCCTGGTGAGCTACACCAGCGAACATCAACTGCAAGGTGGCAAGACCCATCTGCTACGGCCGCGCCTGATCGGCTACAGTGCGGTGCTGCTGGTGATGATCGCAGCCCTGGTGGTGGCCTTGGTGGAACGGCCGATGGTCTCGCTGGACGTGACCAAGGACCGTGGCATGTTCCGCGAGAACGCCCAGGGCCTGATCGAAAATATCTACAGCCTCAAGGTGATCAACAAGACCCAGCAACGCCAGGACTATCGCCTGGAACTAGTGGACGCCGAGGGCTTCCAGTTGCAAGGCAAGACTGAGATCAGCCTGGCACCGGGGGAAATCGTCGACGTGCCGGTGTCGGTAGCATTGCTGGCGGATAAACCGGCGAGCAGCTCGCAGACCTTGCGCTTCAAGGTCTCGGATGTGGACGAGCCGTGGATCCAAAGCGCTGCCGACAGCCGCTTTGTGGCGCCGCTGAACCGCTGA
- the mapR gene encoding GntR family transcriptional regulator MpaR (MapR regulates genes involved in Pseudomonas quinolone signal (PQS) production and anthranilate metabolism) — MKRYEKFADDIAELIRSGVLGPGQRVPSVRYASQTYGVSPSTVFQAYYLLERRGLIRARPRSGYFVNTHAPSPFSEPVVSEQVHESTEVDVSELVFSVLDSIKDPNTVPFGSAFPSPMLFPLPRLARSLASASREMDPRLVVTDMSPGNPQLRRQIALRYMVGGLMLPMEELLITNGALEALNLCLQAVTEPGDLVAIEAPAFYACLQVLERLKLKAVEIPVHPRDGIDLNALAQSLQRYPIKACWTMTSFQNPMGATLPEAKKQALVELLREHQVPLIEDDVYAELYYGQQAPKPAKAFDTEGLVMHCGSFAKSLAPGYRVGWVAAGRFAQKVERLKLMTSLCPSMPAQAAIADYLQHGGYDRHLRKLRYALEEQQSAMLAAIARYFPAQTRVSQPAGGYFLWLELPEQTDSLKLFQMALAQGISIAPGPIFSATQRFRNCIRLNYGSPWTEASEKAMETLGRIVRSF; from the coding sequence ATGAAACGCTACGAAAAATTCGCCGACGACATCGCAGAACTGATTCGCTCCGGCGTGCTTGGCCCCGGCCAGCGGGTGCCCTCGGTACGTTATGCCAGCCAGACGTATGGCGTCAGCCCGTCCACGGTGTTCCAGGCCTACTACCTGCTGGAGCGCCGTGGCCTGATCCGCGCACGGCCGCGTTCCGGCTACTTCGTCAACACCCACGCGCCTAGCCCGTTTTCCGAGCCGGTGGTGAGTGAGCAAGTGCACGAGTCCACCGAAGTGGACGTGAGCGAATTGGTGTTCTCGGTGCTCGACTCGATCAAGGACCCCAACACCGTACCCTTCGGCTCGGCGTTCCCCAGCCCGATGCTGTTCCCGTTGCCGCGCCTGGCCCGCTCCCTGGCCAGCGCCAGCCGGGAAATGGACCCGCGCCTGGTGGTGACCGACATGTCGCCGGGCAACCCGCAGCTGCGTCGGCAAATCGCCCTGCGCTACATGGTCGGCGGCCTGATGCTGCCCATGGAAGAGCTGCTGATCACCAACGGCGCCCTGGAAGCCCTCAACCTGTGCTTGCAAGCTGTCACTGAACCAGGTGACCTGGTCGCCATCGAAGCGCCGGCGTTCTACGCCTGCCTGCAAGTGTTGGAGCGTTTGAAACTCAAGGCAGTGGAGATCCCCGTACACCCGCGCGACGGCATCGACCTCAACGCCCTGGCGCAGTCCCTGCAGCGCTACCCGATCAAGGCCTGCTGGACCATGACCAGCTTCCAGAACCCCATGGGCGCGACGCTGCCGGAAGCAAAAAAGCAGGCGCTGGTGGAACTGCTACGCGAGCATCAGGTGCCACTGATCGAAGATGACGTGTACGCCGAACTGTATTACGGGCAACAGGCCCCCAAACCCGCGAAGGCCTTCGACACAGAGGGCCTGGTGATGCATTGCGGTTCTTTCGCCAAGAGCCTGGCTCCCGGCTATCGCGTGGGCTGGGTGGCGGCCGGGCGTTTTGCACAGAAGGTCGAACGCCTGAAACTGATGACGTCGCTGTGCCCCTCCATGCCAGCCCAGGCAGCAATTGCCGATTATCTGCAGCACGGCGGCTATGACCGGCACTTGCGCAAGTTGCGCTATGCCCTGGAAGAACAGCAAAGCGCCATGCTGGCCGCCATCGCGCGCTACTTTCCGGCACAGACGCGGGTGAGCCAACCGGCCGGCGGGTACTTCCTGTGGCTGGAGTTGCCGGAGCAGACGGATTCGTTGAAGTTGTTCCAGATGGCCCTGGCGCAGGGCATCAGCATTGCGCCGGGGCCGATCTTCTCGGCGACCCAGCGCTTCAGGAACTGCATTCGCCTGAACTATGGCAGTCCGTGGACAGAGGCGTCGGAAAAGGCGATGGAGACGTTGGGGCGGATTGTGCGGTCGTTTTAG
- a CDS encoding M10 family metallopeptidase C-terminal domain-containing protein, producing MSTIYPQQGRSSPGVQPTLSNSTPGQPGLTSERINGLLKSGPNWSMPPKQPEPAPNTPAPRASSGPEARNAASELETLLTETNIEKALREPDSNQTKELLERSKKLANAIEMNTPHSAANAKTPWASVNQLSHDKITAQAKKVINEMRERHIQQIELDNFSQVAKAFDSDGVGDSVAYMNNAQNGLADLKQKFSRIEATAKKIEEMGTQLNATLRSSPANTPYNADAETYRYGSLSESPLNAPSEIKNFNNNDKIDLTNIQKQLNTPLHLVEKFSGARGEMQIHYLPSTHTSVLIVANDPGKPPMVIKVFGELRYQNLVT from the coding sequence ATGTCGACTATCTATCCCCAGCAGGGCCGCTCATCGCCCGGCGTGCAGCCCACACTATCCAACTCCACGCCCGGCCAACCTGGGCTGACGTCTGAGCGTATCAATGGGCTGCTAAAGTCTGGCCCCAATTGGTCCATGCCCCCCAAACAGCCCGAGCCGGCACCGAACACACCCGCACCTCGAGCATCTTCTGGGCCCGAGGCGCGCAACGCGGCGAGCGAGCTTGAAACACTGTTGACCGAAACCAATATCGAAAAGGCGTTGCGCGAGCCAGATTCCAACCAAACCAAGGAATTACTTGAGCGGTCCAAGAAGCTTGCGAACGCAATCGAGATGAACACCCCTCACTCGGCGGCAAACGCCAAGACGCCTTGGGCATCCGTCAACCAGTTGTCCCATGACAAGATCACCGCACAGGCCAAAAAAGTCATCAACGAGATGAGAGAAAGGCATATACAACAAATCGAGCTCGACAATTTCTCTCAGGTTGCAAAGGCATTTGATAGCGACGGGGTGGGGGATAGCGTTGCGTACATGAACAACGCACAAAATGGCCTTGCCGACCTCAAGCAAAAATTTTCCAGAATCGAGGCAACAGCCAAAAAAATTGAGGAGATGGGCACACAGTTGAACGCGACGCTGCGCTCATCACCTGCCAATACACCCTATAACGCTGACGCCGAAACCTACCGTTATGGTTCGCTCAGCGAGTCCCCATTGAATGCGCCCAGCGAAATCAAAAACTTCAACAACAACGACAAAATCGACCTGACCAACATCCAAAAACAGCTGAACACGCCATTGCACCTGGTGGAAAAATTTTCTGGAGCCCGTGGTGAAATGCAAATCCATTACCTGCCGAGCACCCACACAAGCGTGCTCATCGTGGCGAACGATCCCGGAAAACCCCCTATGGTGATCAAGGTGTTTGGCGAGCTGCGTTATCAAAATCTGGTCACCTGA
- a CDS encoding MgtC/SapB family protein, whose product MDAWWHEVWQTLQAEFADIGDARQLTQITVRLLIAAVLGGILGFERESKGKAAGVRTHMLVALGAALFVMVPQMSGNQADAMSRVVQGVIAGIGFLGAGTILKGKEDEEGQHVKGLTTAAGLWMTAAIGVAAGLGRESTAVLSTLLALVVFNVMPRIVKLLEKKTG is encoded by the coding sequence ATGGACGCCTGGTGGCATGAAGTGTGGCAAACCCTGCAGGCTGAATTCGCCGACATTGGCGACGCCAGGCAACTCACCCAGATCACCGTGCGCCTGCTGATCGCCGCAGTGCTGGGCGGTATCCTCGGCTTTGAACGCGAGAGCAAGGGCAAGGCCGCCGGGGTGCGCACCCACATGCTGGTGGCGCTGGGCGCCGCGTTGTTTGTGATGGTGCCGCAGATGTCCGGAAATCAGGCGGACGCAATGAGCCGGGTGGTGCAGGGGGTGATCGCGGGAATCGGGTTCCTCGGTGCCGGCACCATTCTCAAAGGCAAGGAGGATGAAGAGGGCCAGCACGTCAAAGGCTTGACCACGGCAGCCGGGTTGTGGATGACCGCCGCCATTGGGGTGGCGGCGGGGTTGGGGCGCGAGTCGACCGCTGTGCTCAGTACGTTATTGGCCCTGGTGGTGTTCAATGTGATGCCGAGGATTGTCAAGCTTCTGGAGAAGAAAACTGGGTAA